The following are encoded together in the Humulus lupulus chromosome 5, drHumLupu1.1, whole genome shotgun sequence genome:
- the LOC133779811 gene encoding uncharacterized protein LOC133779811, with the protein MSLEQKIQSTVEKKPSEEKVTDSLPEKEVVPPVSTKHHIKIPYPQRLRKHNLDKQFPKILEVLKKLHINIPFVEALKQIPSYVLFMKEILSKKPKMGDYNTVVLTEECSAILQRKLPQKLKDPRSFTIHCTIGNIDCKQALCDLGASINLMPLPIFKRLGLGEARPTTVTLQVAY; encoded by the coding sequence ATGAGTCTAGAACAAAAGATCCAGAGCACAGTAGAAAAGAAGCCTAGTGAAGAAAAGGTTACTGATAGCCTCCCAGAAAAAGAAGTGGTACCTCCAGTAAGCACTAAGCACCATATCAAGATCCCATACCCACAGAGGCTCCGTAAGCACAATCTGGATAAACAGTTTCCGAAGATTTTGGAGGTGTTGAAGAAGTTGCATATTAATATCCCCTTCGTCGAAGCACTAAAACAGATTCCTAGCTATGTTCTTTTCATGAAGGAGATACTATCAAAGAAACCTAAGATGGGTGATTACAATACAGTGGTGTTGACAGAGGAGTGTAGTGCCATCTTACAAAGGAAACTTCCACAGAAATTGAAAGATCCAAGGAGTTTTACCATACACTGTACTATTGGGAATATTGACTGCAAGCAGGCCTTATGCGATCTGGGAGCAAGCATTAACTTGATGCCACTTCCAATTTTCAAGAGACTTGGCTTAGGTGAGGCAAGACCCACTACTGTTACACTACAGGTGGCATACTGA